In Gemmatimonadota bacterium, the DNA window ACGAACTGACGCCCGATGATCAGGCCATTTGCCGACTTGCAGACGCACTTCATCTCGATGGTAAAAAATTGGTGGAGGTGGCGCGTGGATGGGTGCCAGCGCAGGGCAATGCGGCGTTTGAAGACGAGAATATGCGGGTTGACCGATTGATTCTCGACGCGGGCATGACGGTGAATTGTTATGTCCTAAAGTGTAAGGTGTCGGGCAAAGGAGCTGTGATTGATCCCGGTGGGCAGGCGCAGTTGATTTTGGATGCGATTGCCGATATACAGGTGACGCACATTTTGCTCACACACGGGCACGGCGATCACGTTGGGGCACTCGAAGCCGTTGCCGATACGACACAGGCGCAGGTATGTGGTTGCGAGCGCGATTTTGCGTTGATGGCCGGGCGCAGCAGGCGGGTGACGGAACGCGTGGATGAGGGGTGGCAAACAGCGAT includes these proteins:
- a CDS encoding MBL fold metallo-hydrolase, whose translation is MAYRTLEDFFGDIVGKARRGQGISESELAQRVGLSVRQIGQIESYELTPDDQAICRLADALHLDGKKLVEVARGWVPAQGNAAFEDENMRVDRLILDAGMTVNCYVLKCKVSGKGAVIDPGGQAQLILDAIADIQVTHILLTHGHGDHVGALEAVADTTQAQVCGCERDFALMAGRSRRVTERVDEGWQTAIGELAIDTVSLPGHTGGGIGYYTSPVFFSGDALFAGSLGGARGDAYRGQIQAVRAKVLSLPGETTIFPGHGPITSVVQELAHNPYFV